Proteins from a single region of Edaphobacter bradus:
- the treY gene encoding malto-oligosyltrehalose synthase, which yields MSTYRLQLNKDFTFDDAAGIAGYLRELGISHVYCSPYLQAAPGSAHGYDVVSHQQVNEELGGAKAHARFSVRLRELGMGQVLDVVPNHMSLGKENRYWWDVLENGQSSRYASFFDIDWQPQEERLRDKVLMPILADQYGRVLKAGGIKVLRVGHKLHVETAGNSLPVAPQSLPVILSRAAEYARSNTLNFLAASFGRLPAPGYEERRTVLARHRDKVVLYTLLERLFAEETGVCEAIDRSLAELNGNLDALDDFLNQQNYRLSYWKTAGQQLAYRRFFDVNTLVGLRVEREHVFEESHALVLEWLRGGVLDGVRVDHPDGLRDPLEYLKRLRDHAPEAWIVGEKILEPGEFLRESWPIQGTTGYDFMNMAAGVLVWPQGMSELSSVYQTFLGTDYAAGFDDFHAIAHNKKIDVMQERLGSDVNQVTSMFVEICEASRDRRDYTRTDIRRAIREVAACFPVYRTYVAPSRNEITEEDRAYIGQATECAKQNRQDIDSDLFEFLRDVLTMTVTGKRESEFLLRFQQFTGPVMAKGVEDTAFYCYNRLSAMNEVGGDPGRNGVSVAEFHEYCAKVQATHPLTMTALATHDTKRSGDVRARLLVLSEMAGRFGSAINRWSRINSGFLRSRPGGGAMPDRNTEYLYYQTLIGAWPLPVERAQSYMLKAVREARQQTSWTANNREFEEALESFIAKTLDHAPFVRELEQFVERVKDAGRVNSLAQTLMKHTAPGVPDLYQGTEVWDLSLVDPDNRRPVDYERRRRLFEEMKNMMGDDAATRVMERADDGMPKMWTIYHALQLRREHPEWFGADAQYTPLEVAGARRDHVIAYLRGDAVATIVPRLTSRLMRAWRDTVVALPEGRWTNRLTGDRIAGGRVTMKTLLKEFPVALLVKETVDV from the coding sequence TTGTCTACATATCGCCTGCAGTTGAACAAGGACTTTACGTTCGACGACGCAGCTGGGATTGCCGGCTATCTGCGGGAGCTGGGAATCTCGCATGTTTACTGCTCGCCTTATCTGCAGGCGGCACCGGGAAGTGCGCATGGATATGACGTTGTCTCGCACCAGCAGGTGAATGAGGAGCTGGGTGGCGCTAAGGCTCACGCGCGTTTTTCGGTGAGACTGCGCGAACTGGGGATGGGGCAGGTGCTCGATGTGGTGCCGAACCACATGTCGCTGGGCAAGGAGAACCGCTACTGGTGGGACGTGCTTGAAAATGGACAGTCGAGCCGGTATGCGTCGTTCTTCGATATCGACTGGCAGCCGCAGGAGGAGAGGCTCCGCGATAAGGTGCTGATGCCAATCCTTGCCGACCAATACGGACGAGTGCTGAAGGCCGGCGGCATCAAGGTCTTGCGCGTGGGGCATAAGCTTCATGTGGAGACGGCGGGGAATTCACTGCCAGTTGCGCCGCAGTCGCTGCCGGTGATTCTGTCGCGCGCTGCCGAGTACGCGAGGTCGAACACGCTGAACTTCCTTGCCGCGTCGTTTGGGAGGCTGCCTGCCCCCGGATACGAGGAGCGCAGAACGGTCCTGGCGCGGCATCGCGATAAGGTCGTGCTGTACACGCTGCTGGAACGCCTGTTCGCTGAGGAGACGGGCGTGTGCGAGGCGATTGACCGATCACTTGCGGAACTAAACGGGAATCTCGATGCGCTCGATGATTTTCTGAACCAGCAGAATTACCGGCTGTCGTACTGGAAGACCGCGGGGCAGCAGCTTGCGTACCGCCGATTCTTCGATGTGAACACGCTGGTTGGGCTGCGAGTCGAGCGCGAGCATGTCTTTGAGGAGTCGCACGCGCTGGTGCTGGAGTGGCTGCGCGGTGGCGTGCTCGATGGCGTGCGGGTGGACCATCCAGACGGGCTGCGCGATCCGCTGGAATACCTGAAGCGTCTGCGCGACCATGCTCCCGAGGCATGGATCGTTGGAGAGAAGATTCTTGAGCCGGGTGAGTTTTTGCGTGAGAGCTGGCCGATTCAGGGAACGACCGGCTATGACTTCATGAACATGGCCGCCGGCGTGCTCGTGTGGCCGCAGGGAATGTCGGAGCTGAGCTCCGTGTATCAGACCTTTCTGGGAACGGATTATGCGGCGGGCTTTGACGACTTTCACGCGATCGCACACAACAAGAAGATCGACGTGATGCAGGAGAGGCTGGGAAGTGACGTGAACCAGGTGACCTCGATGTTTGTCGAGATCTGCGAGGCTAGCCGCGACCGCAGGGACTACACGAGGACGGACATACGCCGCGCAATCCGCGAAGTAGCGGCGTGTTTTCCGGTCTATCGCACCTATGTCGCTCCCTCGCGCAACGAGATCACCGAGGAGGATCGAGCGTACATCGGGCAGGCCACCGAGTGTGCCAAGCAGAATCGGCAGGACATCGACAGCGATCTCTTCGAATTTCTGCGCGACGTACTGACAATGACGGTGACGGGCAAGCGCGAGAGCGAGTTCCTGCTGCGCTTTCAGCAGTTCACCGGACCGGTGATGGCCAAGGGTGTGGAGGACACTGCGTTCTACTGCTACAACCGGCTCTCGGCGATGAACGAGGTGGGCGGCGATCCGGGGAGAAATGGCGTCAGCGTCGCGGAGTTTCATGAGTATTGCGCGAAGGTGCAGGCGACGCATCCGCTGACGATGACCGCGCTGGCGACACACGACACCAAGCGCAGCGGCGATGTGCGTGCGCGTTTGCTGGTGCTCTCAGAGATGGCAGGGAGGTTCGGATCGGCGATTAACCGTTGGTCGCGGATAAACAGCGGCTTTCTGAGGAGCAGGCCAGGCGGGGGAGCGATGCCCGACCGCAACACTGAGTACCTCTACTATCAGACGCTGATCGGCGCATGGCCTTTGCCGGTGGAGCGGGCGCAGAGCTACATGCTGAAAGCGGTGCGCGAGGCCAGGCAGCAGACCTCCTGGACCGCGAACAATCGCGAGTTCGAGGAGGCGCTTGAGAGCTTCATTGCGAAGACCCTGGATCATGCTCCGTTTGTGCGCGAGCTGGAGCAGTTTGTCGAGAGGGTGAAGGATGCTGGCCGCGTGAACTCGCTGGCGCAGACGCTGATGAAGCACACGGCGCCGGGAGTTCCTGATCTATACCAGGGAACTGAGGTCTGGGACCTGAGCTTGGTGGATCCGGACAACCGGCGGCCCGTGGATTATGAGCGCAGGCGGCGGTTGTTCGAAGAGATGAAGAACATGATGGGCGACGATGCTGCGACGAGAGTGATGGAGCGTGCCGACGACGGCATGCCCAAGATGTGGACGATCTATCACGCGCTGCAACTCCGGCGCGAGCATCCGGAGTGGTTTGGAGCGGACGCACAATACACGCCGCTCGAGGTCGCGGGAGCGAGGCGCGACCACGTGATCGCCTACCTGCGCGGCGACGCTGTGGCGACGATTGTGCCGCGCCTGACGTCGCGCCTGATGCGCGCGTGGCGCGATACCGTCGTTGCGTTGCCCGAGGGGCGATGGACGAACCGGCTCACGGGAGATCGCATCGCCGGCGGACGAGTAACGATGAAGACGTTGCTGAAGGAGTTCCCTGTGGCGCTGCTGGTGAAGGAGACGGTCGATGTATGA
- the treZ gene encoding malto-oligosyltrehalose trehalohydrolase, whose product MYEFAVWAPRAKSVAVAVGGGRFPMSLRSVRGWWSVKVEQAGPGTDYALLLDDDPKPYPDPRSLWQPRGVHGVSRLYDQSAFVWRDEHWQAPPLASAVIYEMHVGTFSPEGTFDGAIERLGHLARLGVTHVELMPVAEFPGDYGWGYDGVSLFAVKDSYGGPDGLKRFVDACHRNNLAVLLDVVYNHFGPVGNYTGKFGPYVTNRHGTPWGDAVNLEFEDSDEVRRFFCDNALMWMRDYHIDGLRLDAVHEYVDRSAIHFMEQLSSEAEVLSTTLGRRLVLIAESDLNDPRVVMPPQAGGYGMDAQWNDDFHHALFTVLEPAETQRGYFSDYGSFATLAKALTKIFVNDGGYSKYRRKNHGRPVEGLSAHCFIGFIQNHDQVGNRATGDRLEHAIGIDRAKVALGLVLTSPVIPLLFQGEEFAASTPFQFFAHHEEPGMAKAVSEGRRREFAALGWRPEEIPDPGSRETYERSKLQWQETTHGRHAEMLDWCRSLVALRRRSGALNNGDLHHVRVDFDENDRWLVMERGGMKMMANLGVASVALENHGGLAAVLRSHEDIQVTGETVLLPPSRFVVLSSE is encoded by the coding sequence ATGTATGAGTTCGCCGTGTGGGCTCCAAGGGCGAAGTCTGTTGCGGTCGCGGTAGGCGGGGGGCGTTTCCCGATGAGCCTGAGGAGCGTGCGCGGATGGTGGAGTGTGAAGGTCGAGCAGGCAGGGCCGGGAACGGACTACGCGCTTTTGCTGGATGACGATCCGAAGCCGTATCCCGATCCGCGCTCGCTGTGGCAACCGAGGGGAGTGCACGGCGTCTCGCGGCTCTACGATCAGAGCGCATTTGTCTGGCGCGATGAACATTGGCAGGCTCCTCCGCTGGCCTCCGCGGTGATCTACGAGATGCATGTGGGGACCTTCTCGCCGGAGGGAACGTTCGATGGAGCGATTGAGCGGCTGGGGCATCTTGCGCGCCTCGGCGTCACGCACGTGGAGCTGATGCCGGTGGCCGAGTTCCCGGGCGACTATGGATGGGGCTACGACGGCGTGAGCCTGTTCGCTGTCAAAGACAGCTATGGCGGCCCCGATGGGCTGAAGCGTTTCGTCGATGCCTGTCACCGCAACAACCTCGCGGTTTTGCTGGATGTCGTCTACAACCACTTCGGCCCAGTGGGGAACTACACGGGAAAGTTCGGGCCCTATGTGACGAACCGCCACGGGACGCCATGGGGCGACGCCGTAAATCTCGAGTTCGAAGACAGCGACGAGGTGCGACGGTTCTTCTGCGACAACGCGCTGATGTGGATGCGCGACTATCACATCGACGGCCTGCGGCTGGACGCGGTGCATGAATACGTGGACCGCTCGGCGATTCACTTCATGGAGCAGCTTTCCTCTGAGGCCGAAGTGTTGTCGACCACGCTGGGACGGAGGCTTGTGCTTATCGCTGAAAGCGATTTGAACGATCCTCGTGTGGTGATGCCTCCGCAGGCGGGCGGCTATGGGATGGATGCCCAGTGGAACGACGACTTCCACCATGCGCTGTTTACGGTGCTGGAGCCGGCCGAGACACAGAGGGGCTACTTTTCGGACTACGGCTCGTTCGCCACGCTTGCCAAGGCGCTGACGAAGATCTTTGTGAACGATGGCGGCTACTCGAAGTACCGGAGGAAGAACCACGGCAGGCCCGTCGAAGGGCTTTCAGCACATTGCTTCATCGGGTTCATCCAGAACCATGATCAGGTGGGCAATCGAGCCACAGGCGACCGGCTGGAGCACGCCATCGGCATCGATCGCGCAAAGGTAGCGCTTGGGCTGGTGCTGACGTCGCCCGTCATTCCCCTGCTGTTTCAGGGCGAGGAGTTCGCCGCTTCGACGCCGTTCCAGTTCTTCGCGCATCACGAAGAGCCGGGGATGGCGAAGGCGGTGTCGGAAGGGCGAAGGAGAGAGTTTGCCGCCCTGGGATGGAGGCCGGAGGAGATTCCCGATCCCGGCAGCCGTGAGACCTATGAACGCTCGAAGCTGCAATGGCAGGAGACCACACACGGACGCCATGCGGAGATGCTCGACTGGTGCCGCAGCCTGGTCGCGCTGCGGCGCAGGTCGGGGGCGCTGAACAACGGCGATCTGCATCACGTGCGGGTGGACTTCGACGAGAACGACCGCTGGCTTGTGATGGAACGAGGCGGCATGAAGATGATGGCGAATCTGGGCGTCGCGTCAGTTGCGCTTGAGAACCATGGAGGCCTTGCCGCAGTCCTTCGCTCGCACGAGGATATTCAGGTTACCGGGGAGACAGTTCTGTTGCCGCCGAGCCGTTTCGTCGTACTCTCAAGCGAATAG